The following proteins come from a genomic window of Pseudomonas sp. WJP1:
- a CDS encoding class II fumarate hydratase has translation MTKTRIERDSMGELQVPQDALYGAQTQRAVDNFPISGKPMPVQFIRALILAKAAAARANIELKQISESQGNAIALAAQGLLEGDFMQHFPVDVFQTGSGTSSNMNANEVIATLASRLLGEPVNPNDHVNCGQSSNDIIPTTIHVSAALALHEQLLPALTELVQVIESKAQEVHHHVKTGRTHLMDAMPVRMSQVLNGWAQQLKANIGHLQNLLPSLQSLAQGGTAVGTGVNAHPEFAERFSQQLSKLTQVQFTPGVDLFALIGSQDTAVAVSGQLKATAVSLMKIANDLRWMNSGPLAGLGEIELEALQPGSSIMPGKVNPVIPEATAMVAAQVIGNDTVITIAGQSGNFELNVMLPIVAQNLLSSIELLANSSRLLGEKAIASFRVNEDRIKQALSRNPILVTALNPIIGYQKAAEIAKKAYQQGRPVIDVALEHTDLSRSQLEELLNPEKLTAGGV, from the coding sequence ATGACCAAGACACGTATTGAGCGCGACAGCATGGGCGAGCTTCAGGTCCCGCAAGACGCCCTCTACGGCGCACAGACCCAGCGTGCGGTGGATAATTTCCCGATCAGCGGCAAGCCGATGCCGGTGCAGTTCATTCGCGCGCTGATCCTGGCCAAGGCTGCCGCTGCCCGGGCCAACATCGAGCTCAAGCAGATCAGTGAGTCCCAGGGCAACGCTATCGCCCTGGCGGCGCAAGGCCTGCTCGAAGGTGATTTCATGCAGCATTTCCCGGTGGATGTTTTCCAGACCGGTTCCGGCACCAGTTCCAACATGAATGCCAATGAAGTGATCGCCACCCTGGCCAGCCGCCTGCTCGGCGAGCCGGTGAATCCCAACGATCACGTCAACTGCGGCCAAAGCAGCAACGACATCATCCCGACCACTATCCATGTCAGTGCCGCGCTGGCCTTGCACGAGCAGTTGTTGCCAGCCCTGACCGAGCTGGTACAGGTGATCGAGAGCAAGGCGCAAGAGGTGCATCACCACGTCAAGACCGGTCGCACCCACCTGATGGATGCCATGCCGGTGCGCATGAGCCAGGTACTTAATGGTTGGGCGCAACAGCTCAAGGCCAACATCGGCCATTTGCAGAATCTGCTGCCAAGCCTGCAATCCCTGGCCCAGGGCGGCACGGCAGTGGGCACTGGCGTCAATGCGCATCCCGAATTCGCTGAGCGCTTCAGCCAACAGCTGAGCAAGCTGACCCAGGTGCAATTCACCCCAGGGGTGGATCTGTTTGCCTTGATCGGGTCCCAGGACACTGCCGTTGCCGTATCCGGCCAGCTCAAGGCCACCGCGGTTTCGCTGATGAAAATTGCCAACGACCTGCGCTGGATGAACTCCGGCCCCTTGGCCGGCCTGGGTGAGATAGAGCTCGAAGCCTTGCAACCGGGGTCTTCGATCATGCCCGGCAAGGTCAACCCGGTGATCCCGGAGGCCACCGCCATGGTCGCCGCCCAGGTGATCGGCAACGACACGGTGATCACCATCGCCGGTCAGTCGGGCAATTTCGAGCTCAACGTGATGCTGCCAATCGTCGCCCAGAACCTGCTGAGCAGTATCGAATTGCTGGCCAACTCCAGCCGGCTGCTGGGTGAAAAGGCAATTGCCAGTTTCAGGGTCAATGAAGACCGGATCAAGCAAGCGCTGTCGCGCAACCCGATCCTGGTGACCGCACTCAACCCGATCATTGGCTACCAGAAAGCCGCTGAAATCGCCAAGAAGGCCTATCAGCAGGGCCGCCCGGTGATCGATGTCGCGCTGGAGCACACGGACCTGTCGCGTAGCCAGCTGGAAGAGTTGCTCAACCCGGAAAAACTCACCGCTGGCGGCGTGTAA
- a CDS encoding superoxide dismutase, giving the protein MAFALPTLPYAYDALEPHIDAQTMEIHYTKHHQTYINNLNAAVEGTEFAEWPVERLVAAVQQLPEKLRAAVINQGGGHANHSLFWEVMAPHGGGKPEGTLARAIDEQLGGFDSFKEAFTKAALSRFGSGWAWLSVTPQKTLVVESSANQDSPLMNGNMPILGLDVWEHAYYLRYQNRRPEYIGAFYNVINWPEVAARYQAALA; this is encoded by the coding sequence ATGGCTTTTGCCCTGCCTACCTTGCCGTATGCCTACGACGCCCTGGAACCGCACATCGATGCGCAGACCATGGAGATTCACTACACCAAGCACCATCAGACCTATATCAACAACCTGAACGCTGCTGTCGAGGGCACCGAGTTCGCCGAGTGGCCAGTGGAAAGGCTGGTGGCCGCCGTACAGCAACTGCCTGAGAAGCTCCGTGCGGCAGTGATCAATCAGGGTGGCGGCCACGCCAACCATTCACTGTTCTGGGAGGTCATGGCGCCCCACGGCGGCGGCAAGCCCGAAGGCACGCTGGCCCGGGCCATCGACGAGCAACTGGGTGGCTTCGACAGTTTCAAGGAGGCTTTCACCAAGGCTGCGCTGAGCCGTTTCGGCAGTGGCTGGGCCTGGCTGAGCGTTACACCGCAGAAGACCCTGGTGGTGGAAAGCAGTGCTAACCAGGACAGTCCGTTGATGAATGGCAATATGCCGATCCTCGGCCTGGATGTGTGGGAGCACGCTTACTACCTGCGCTATCAGAACCGCCGTCCGGAATACATCGGCGCGTTCTACAACGTGATCAATTGGCCAGAAGTTGCTGCGCGCTATCAAGCTGCACTGGCCTGA
- a CDS encoding ZIP family metal transporter produces the protein MGTETLAIGSGRMFRYAFGSLLLLAGTSLLVAHGLAWLDLEPRLSRALQGGAICALGTALGAVPVLVIRRMPLALSDTLLGFGAGVMLAATAFSLIVPGIAAAENLGMTPWAASSLICFGIMLGALALFLVDRKVSGASPEMLIGSVEHPVIPPRIWLFVFAIIAHNIPEGMAVGVSAGGGMPDADSLAMGIALQDVPEGLVIALVLAGAGMSRFKAFLIGAASGLVEPVFALLCAWLVSLAELLLPLGLALAAGAMLLVVTHEVIPESRRHGHDKLASLGLLIGFCLMMVMDTALG, from the coding sequence ATGGGCACTGAAACACTGGCGATCGGAAGTGGACGAATGTTTCGTTACGCATTTGGATCGCTGCTACTGCTGGCGGGCACGAGCTTGCTGGTTGCACACGGGCTGGCGTGGCTGGATCTGGAGCCGCGGCTATCGCGGGCGTTGCAGGGCGGTGCGATCTGCGCCCTGGGTACCGCGCTCGGGGCCGTACCGGTGCTGGTGATCCGGCGTATGCCCCTGGCACTCAGCGATACCCTGCTGGGCTTTGGTGCTGGCGTGATGCTCGCGGCGACAGCGTTTTCGTTGATCGTGCCGGGCATTGCCGCGGCAGAAAACCTCGGCATGACGCCGTGGGCAGCCAGCAGCCTGATCTGTTTCGGCATCATGCTCGGCGCGCTCGCTTTGTTCCTGGTGGATCGCAAGGTCTCGGGAGCTTCACCAGAAATGCTCATCGGCTCCGTGGAGCATCCGGTGATCCCGCCACGGATCTGGCTGTTCGTGTTTGCAATCATTGCCCATAACATCCCTGAAGGCATGGCGGTCGGCGTGTCGGCCGGTGGTGGTATGCCTGATGCCGACAGCCTGGCAATGGGCATTGCCTTGCAGGATGTGCCGGAAGGGTTGGTGATCGCGTTGGTCCTGGCCGGGGCAGGGATGTCGCGTTTCAAGGCTTTTTTGATTGGTGCAGCGTCAGGGTTGGTTGAGCCGGTGTTCGCGCTGTTGTGCGCGTGGCTGGTGAGCCTGGCTGAACTGTTGTTGCCTTTGGGTTTGGCGCTGGCGGCGGGGGCGATGCTGTTGGTGGTCACCCACGAAGTCATTCCCGAGTCGCGACGGCATGGTCACGACAAGCTGGCCAGCCTTGGGTTGCTGATCGGGTTTTGTTTGATGATGGTGATGGATACGGCGTTGGGCTGA
- a CDS encoding HPr family phosphocarrier protein, which produces MPALEIEIINKLGLHARASAKFVGVAGQFKDCTIRVGRTPETTVDGKSIMAMMMLAAGKGTRIHLSTEGEQEQEALDALVTLINNYFDEGE; this is translated from the coding sequence ATGCCTGCTCTGGAAATCGAAATCATCAACAAGCTGGGCCTGCATGCCCGCGCTTCGGCAAAATTCGTTGGGGTCGCCGGTCAATTCAAGGATTGCACGATCAGGGTGGGACGCACGCCAGAAACCACCGTCGATGGTAAAAGCATCATGGCGATGATGATGCTGGCCGCCGGCAAGGGCACCAGGATTCATCTGAGTACCGAAGGCGAGCAGGAACAGGAAGCGCTGGATGCGCTGGTGACGTTGATCAACAACTACTTCGACGAAGGCGAGTAA
- the rapZ gene encoding RNase adapter RapZ, which translates to MRLIIVSGRSGSGKSTALDVLEDNGYYCIDNLPAGLLPELAERALIHTELAQPLVAVSIDARNLPSHLSRFPELLAEVRSRHIQCDVLYLDADEETLLKRFSETRRRHPLSNANRSLAEAINDETTLLGPIADLADLKINTTSLNLYQLRDTLKLRLLNQPEPGTAFLVESFGFKRGMPVDADLVFDVRCLPNPYWKPELREQSGLDQPVAEYLAAQPDVEEMFQDISTYLLKWLPRFAASNRAYVTIAIGCTGGHHRSVYLTERLGQVLQQSLKNVQVRHRDLS; encoded by the coding sequence ATGCGCTTGATCATAGTCAGCGGTCGTTCCGGCTCAGGTAAAAGCACTGCCCTCGACGTCCTCGAGGACAACGGCTACTACTGCATTGACAACCTGCCTGCCGGTTTGCTGCCCGAACTGGCCGAGCGAGCGCTGATCCACACCGAGCTGGCACAACCGCTGGTTGCCGTATCCATCGATGCTCGCAACCTGCCGAGCCACCTGTCGCGGTTCCCCGAGTTGCTGGCCGAAGTTCGCAGTCGCCACATCCAGTGCGATGTCCTGTATCTGGATGCCGACGAGGAAACCCTGCTCAAACGTTTCTCGGAAACCCGTCGGCGGCACCCGCTGAGCAATGCCAACCGCTCACTGGCTGAAGCGATCAACGACGAGACCACCCTGCTTGGACCGATTGCCGACCTTGCCGATCTCAAGATCAACACCACCAGCCTGAATTTGTATCAACTGCGCGATACCCTCAAGCTGCGCCTGCTGAACCAGCCGGAACCCGGTACGGCATTCCTCGTGGAATCGTTCGGGTTCAAGCGCGGCATGCCGGTCGACGCCGACCTGGTATTCGACGTGCGCTGCCTGCCCAATCCTTACTGGAAGCCGGAACTGCGCGAGCAGTCAGGGCTCGACCAACCGGTGGCCGAATACCTGGCGGCGCAACCCGATGTCGAGGAAATGTTCCAGGACATTTCTACTTATTTACTCAAATGGCTGCCACGCTTTGCCGCCAGCAACCGTGCCTATGTCACCATTGCAATTGGCTGCACCGGCGGCCATCACCGCTCCGTCTACCTGACTGAACGTCTTGGCCAGGTCCTGCAGCAATCCCTGAAGAATGTCCAGGTTCGCCACCGCGACCTCAGCTAA